A genomic segment from Glycine soja cultivar W05 chromosome 18, ASM419377v2, whole genome shotgun sequence encodes:
- the LOC114395321 gene encoding glucan 1,3-beta-glucosidase A-like isoform X2, producing the protein MGLVFTKWACAFLLCCCLITSGVYSVEGLHGGSKVRGVNLGGWLVIEGWIKPSLFDGIANGDMLDGTEVQFKSVTLHKYVSAENGGGMNVTVDRDVPSSWETFRLWRASESEFQFRTSEGQFLTCDGGGCSVSATAKSPSTSETYGIERNGKNRIHLKIKGGAYLQATTNGQLTADYPGAPGWDDNAATFEMTIVSNKLHGDYQLANAYGHGRAKDILRRHRNSFITIEDFKFLYKHGINTVRIPVGWWIAYDPDPPSPFIGGSLEALDNAFSWAQEYDIKCIIDLHAAPGSQNGMEHSASRDGFTGWPTSPDYISDSLYVIEFLVSRYARNPALLGIELLNEPSAATVSLDVLISYYKQGYQIVRKYSSSAYVIICQRIGVADPMELYQANIGSHNLVLDLHFYNLFDTFFNNMSAMDNIQYIYKSREGQLQALNNSNGPLILVGEWVNEWNVTNGSQKDYQDFARAQLDVYNAASFGWCYWTLKNDEKHWDFEWSIRNNYLQLGNSPSKRSLNILGLLGLACTWFCLLPFL; encoded by the exons ATGGGACTTGTTTTTACTAAATGGGCATGTGCATTCTTACTATGCTGTTGTCTCATCACTTCTGGGGTATATTCAG TGGAGGGGTTGCATGGAGGTTCTAAAGTGAGAGGAGTGAACTTAGGAGGGTGGCTGGTCATCGAAGGTTGGATCAAGCCTTCACTTTTTGATGGCATTGCCAATGGAGACATGCTT GATGGGACAGAAGTGCAATTTAAGTCAGTGACATTGCACAAGTATGTATCCGCTGAGAATGGGGGAGGAATGAATGTGACAGTTGACAGGGATGTCCCATCTTCATGGGAAACCTTCAGG TTATGGAGAGCATCTgaatcagaatttcaatttcgtACCTCCGAAGGCCAATTTCTTACATGTGATGGTGGGGGCTGCTCTGTCTCTGCAACAGCAAAATCTCCTTCGACATCAGAGACATATGGAATTGAGCGGAATGGAAAAAATAGGATTCACCTCAAGATAAAGGGAGGGGCATATCTTCAG GCTACAACCAATGGTCAGCTTACAGCAGACTACCCAGGTGCACCAGGATGGGATGATAATGCTGCCACGTTTGAAATGACAATTGTATCTAATAAATTGCATGGAGATTACCAGCTAGCAAACGCATATGGGCATGGTCGGGCAAAAGACATTCTCAGG AGACATAGAAATAGCTTTATCACCATAgaagatttcaaatttctatATAAACATGGAATAAATACTGTGAGGATACCAGTTGGGTGGTGGATTGCTTATGATCCTGATCCTCCGAGTCCATTTATTGGAGGAAGTCTTGAAGCTCTAGATAATGCATTTTCATGGGCACA GGAATATGATATTAAATGCATAATTGACCTTCATGCTGCTCCTGGTTCCCAAAATGGGATGGAGCATAGTGCAAGCAGAGATGGATTTACAGGCTGGCCAACTTCTCCTGATTATATTTCCGACTCATTATATGTTATTGAATTTTTAGTTTCTAG ATATGCAAGAAATCCTGCTTTGCTGGGAATTGAGCTATTGAATGAACCATCTGCTGCCACAGTTTCATTAGatgttttaatttcatattacaAGCAAGGCTACCAAATTGTTCGAAAATATTCATCATCAGCTTATGTGATAATCTGCCAGAGAATTGGTGTTGCCGATCCTATGGAACTTTATCAAGCCAACATAGGATCTCACAACTTAGTTTTGGATTTGCATTTCTACAATCTCTTCGACACATTTTTCAATAATATGAGTGCTATGGATAATATTCAATACATATACAAAAGCCGGGAAGGTCAACTGCAGGCCTTAAACAATTCAAATGGCCCACTTATTTTAGTTG GAGAATGGGTGAATGAGTGGAATGTAACAAACGGATCCCAAAAAGATTATCAAGACTTTGCAAGAGCACAGCTAGACGTCTATAATGCAGCTTCCTTTGGATGGTGCTATTGGACActaaaaaatgatgagaagcaCTGGGATTTTGAATGGAGCATTAGGAACAACTATCTTCAATTAG GTAACTCACCCAGCAAACGGAGCTTGAACATTCTAGGATTGTTAGGATTAGCATGCACCTGGTTTTGTCTACTTCCATTTTTGTGA
- the LOC114395321 gene encoding probable glucan 1,3-beta-glucosidase A isoform X1 encodes MGLVFTKWACAFLLCYYLITSEVYSVEGLHDGSKARDVNLGGWLVIEGWMIKPSLFGGTANGDMLDGTEVQFKSVTLHKYVSAENGGGMNVTVDRDVPSSWETFRLWRASESEFQFRTSEGQFLTCDGGGCSVSATAKSPSTSETYGIERNGKNRIHLKIKGGAYLQATTNGQLTADYPGAPGWDDNAATFEMTIVSNKLHGDYQLANAYGHGRAKDILRRHRNSFITIEDFKFLYKHGINTVRIPVGWWIAYDPDPPSPFIGGSLEALDNAFSWAQEYDIKCIIDLHAAPGSQNGMEHSASRDGFTGWPTSPDYISDSLYVIEFLVSRYARNPALLGIELLNEPSAATVSLDVLISYYKQGYQIVRKYSSSAYVIICQRIGVADPMELYQANIGSHNLVLDLHFYNLFDTFFNNMSAMDNIQYIYKSREGQLQALNNSNGPLILVGEWVNEWNVTNGSQKDYQDFARAQLDVYNAASFGWCYWTLKNDEKHWDFEWSIRNNYLQLGNSPSKRSLNILGLLGLACTWFCLLPFL; translated from the exons ATGGGACTTGTTTTTACCAAATGGGCATGTGCATTCCTACTATGCTACTATCTCATAACTTCTGAGGTATATTCAG TGGAGGGCTTGCATGACGGTTCTAAAGCGAGAGATGTGAACTTAGGAGGGTGGCTGGTTATCGAAGGTTGGATGATCAAGCCTTCACTCTTTGGTGGCACTGCCAATGGAGACATGCTT GATGGGACAGAAGTGCAATTTAAGTCAGTGACATTGCACAAGTATGTATCCGCTGAGAATGGGGGAGGAATGAATGTGACAGTTGACAGGGATGTCCCATCTTCATGGGAAACCTTCAGG TTATGGAGAGCATCTgaatcagaatttcaatttcgtACCTCCGAAGGCCAATTTCTTACATGTGATGGTGGGGGCTGCTCTGTCTCTGCAACAGCAAAATCTCCTTCGACATCAGAGACATATGGAATTGAGCGGAATGGAAAAAATAGGATTCACCTCAAGATAAAGGGAGGGGCATATCTTCAG GCTACAACCAATGGTCAGCTTACAGCAGACTACCCAGGTGCACCAGGATGGGATGATAATGCTGCCACGTTTGAAATGACAATTGTATCTAATAAATTGCATGGAGATTACCAGCTAGCAAACGCATATGGGCATGGTCGGGCAAAAGACATTCTCAGG AGACATAGAAATAGCTTTATCACCATAgaagatttcaaatttctatATAAACATGGAATAAATACTGTGAGGATACCAGTTGGGTGGTGGATTGCTTATGATCCTGATCCTCCGAGTCCATTTATTGGAGGAAGTCTTGAAGCTCTAGATAATGCATTTTCATGGGCACA GGAATATGATATTAAATGCATAATTGACCTTCATGCTGCTCCTGGTTCCCAAAATGGGATGGAGCATAGTGCAAGCAGAGATGGATTTACAGGCTGGCCAACTTCTCCTGATTATATTTCCGACTCATTATATGTTATTGAATTTTTAGTTTCTAG ATATGCAAGAAATCCTGCTTTGCTGGGAATTGAGCTATTGAATGAACCATCTGCTGCCACAGTTTCATTAGatgttttaatttcatattacaAGCAAGGCTACCAAATTGTTCGAAAATATTCATCATCAGCTTATGTGATAATCTGCCAGAGAATTGGTGTTGCCGATCCTATGGAACTTTATCAAGCCAACATAGGATCTCACAACTTAGTTTTGGATTTGCATTTCTACAATCTCTTCGACACATTTTTCAATAATATGAGTGCTATGGATAATATTCAATACATATACAAAAGCCGGGAAGGTCAACTGCAGGCCTTAAACAATTCAAATGGCCCACTTATTTTAGTTG GAGAATGGGTGAATGAGTGGAATGTAACAAACGGATCCCAAAAAGATTATCAAGACTTTGCAAGAGCACAGCTAGACGTCTATAATGCAGCTTCCTTTGGATGGTGCTATTGGACActaaaaaatgatgagaagcaCTGGGATTTTGAATGGAGCATTAGGAACAACTATCTTCAATTAG GTAACTCACCCAGCAAACGGAGCTTGAACATTCTAGGATTGTTAGGATTAGCATGCACCTGGTTTTGTCTACTTCCATTTTTGTGA
- the LOC114396174 gene encoding E3 ubiquitin-protein ligase RING1-like: MRRRTNYSPIPSPLHQPVPLSIPWVPAINDRDHMYLNLAPIIIIVIAGTTCIIFFLITLFKILRYYYPNRYNVSRSNPPILFDIRGDSPFSDDEEHDQAIRHPIWFIPTEGLQQSIIDSITVYKYRKDEGLVKETECLVCLGEFQQEESLRVLPKCNHAFHIPCIDTWLRSHKSCPLCRAPIVLDVASVGGGTESDSNVSDMNEYVEESNSGGVRVGDEENSSEEGRDDGIHVLNECVEVSGHSTILIGSASDVSAQEFDDEIELKMKRSVSVDSSSASIVFSDVLELNFDIESLDTNTNLVVEKVSISSNKDVAIAKEGSESSTNNKLASVGHAMQERHCSLRFSSHNTKFLFSKRSRSQSLTLPL, translated from the coding sequence ATGAGAAGGAGAACCAATTATAGTCCAATACCTTCGCCTCTTCACCAACCAGTCCCACTTTCAATTCCGTGGGTTCCTGCCATCAATGATAGAGATCACATGTATCTAAACCTTGCACCTATCATTATAATTGTCATAGCTGGCACaacttgcataattttttttctcatcaccTTGTTCAAAATCCTAAGGTACTATTATCCAAATAGATACAACGTTAGCAGAAGTAACCCACCAATATTATTTGACATTCGTGGAGATTCTCCCTTTTCTGATGATGAGGAACATGATCAAGCCATTAGGCACCCCATATGGTTCATCCCCACAGAGGGTCTCCAACAATCAATCATAGACTCCATCACAGTCTACAAATACAGAAAAGATGAAGGGTTGGTTAAAGAAACTGAGTGTCTTGTTTGCCTTGGTGAGTTTCAACAAGAAGAGAGTCTCAGAGTATTGCCAAAGTGTAACCACGCTTTTCACATCCCTTGCATTGATACTTGGTTGAGATCTCATAAAAGTTGTCCCTTGTGCCGTGCACCTATTGTTCTTGATGTTGCTAGTGTTGGTGGTGGCACCGAGTCTGACTCAAATGTTTCTGATATGAACGAATACGTAGAAGAAAGTAATAGTGGTGGAGTGAGGGTTGGAGATGAAGAAAATTCTAGTGAAGAGGGGAGGGATGATGGAATTCATGTTTTGAATGAATGTGTCGAGGTGAGTGGCCATTCTACAATTCTAATTGGTTCTGCTTCTGATGTTAGTGCACAAGAATTTGATGATGAAATTGAACTCAAAATGAAGAGATCTGTCTCGGTGGATTCATCTTCTGCTTCAATAGTATTTAGTGATGTGTTggaattaaattttgatatagAAAGCTTAGACACCAACACCAACTTGGTGGTTGAAAAGGTTTCAATTTCAAGTAACAAGGATGTTGCTATTGCTAAGGAGGGTAGCGAAAGTTCAACCAATAACAAACTGGCTTCAGTTGGGCATGCAATGCAAGAGAGGCATTGCTCATTGAGGTTCTCTTCACATAACACAAAATTCTTATTTTCCAAGCGTAGCAGGAGCCAGAGTTTAACTCTTCCATTGTGA
- the LOC114397526 gene encoding uncharacterized protein LOC114397526, which translates to MGGQQKKIGQTQRRRNEIMGFTVSHNKPSGFDLMQNCDLPPPSKFFMGPDKSVILSMNRLYNREEEQHSKQSGAYRIDSGHDEKDKMELLKALRASQTRAREAEKKAAVLKNEKEGLSMVLLEEAMHLFAYRQQVRLLELQVFRLQQSLLLRQQPEGDGHDEETTGVAWVLALVLSLGIGVTTALACRYYL; encoded by the coding sequence ATGGGTGGCCAACAAAAGAAGATTGGTCAAactcaaagaagaagaaatgagatTATGGGTTTCACAGTTTCTCACAACAAGCCTTCAGGGTTTGACCTGATGCAGAACTGTGATCTTCCTCCACCTTCCAAGTTTTTTATGGGTCCAGATAAGAGTGTCATATTGTCCATGAATAGGCTCTATAACAGAGAAGAAGAGCAACATAGCAAACAGTCTGGTGCTTACAGGATTGACAGTGGACATGATGAAAAGGATAAAATGGAGCTTCTGAAGGCACTGCGAGCATCTCAGACACGGGCCAGAGAGGCAGAAAAGAAGGCTGCAGttctgaaaaatgaaaaggagGGTCTTTCTATGGTTTTGTTGGAAGAGGCCATGCACTTGTTTGCATATCGCCAACAGGTGCGTTTGCTTGAGCTTCAAGTTTTCCGCTTGCAACAATCCCTTTTGCTGCGTCAACAACCAGAGGGAGATGGCCATGATGAAGAAACTACTGGTGTTGCATGGGTTCTGGCCTTGGTTCTTTCGTTGGGAATTGGAGTTACCACTGCTCTTGCTTGCAGATACTATCTGTGA
- the LOC114397525 gene encoding ATP-dependent RNA helicase DEAH12, chloroplastic-like, whose product MKKSSYPNPTPRRHDFHRPPPPTHGCGWAPRPAYHRPYHQWRPRFHPHAARIDRPPEPYFRVELRLGSSPLHRDDVEALIDECHSRHDTFTFYPVDDVAAVLSYRSWEQARDAVVWFWEARLAEKHDFTPTLDSNVVVVKDDVDCRLRPVFARHVKGLTEGKEVKRWMEESERLSKEISRLSSSLSKPLRLGVHNELVEKKKGLVDEKNLVERRLKEFESAMQCLLKYLEGGVDVEGVTVFRFDGGFDWKRIHCLIKRECRRLEDGLPIYAYRSDILQEIHYQQIMVLIGETGSGKSTQLVQFLADSGIGTDESIVCTQPRKIAAKSVAQRVQEESIGCYEGQSIKCCSTFSSSREFDSRIAFMTDHCLLQHYMSDNNLSGVSCIIIDEAHERSLNTDLLLTLLKSLLCRRVEMRLIIMSATADAKQLSDYFFACGIFRVLGRSFPVDIKYVPSDYAGDSGSAVVASYVSDVVRMATEVHKTEKEGTILAFLTSQIEVEWACEKFQAPSAVALPLHGKLSSDEQFRVFQNYTGKRKVIFSTNLAETSLTIPGVRYVIDSGLVKDSRFDPGSGMNVLKVCWISQSSADQRAGRAGRTEPGVCYRLYTEADYQSMDLNQEPEIRRVHLGVAVLRILALGVKDVQGFDFVDAPSPSSIDMAIRNLIQLGAIELNNDVHDLTSEGWCLVRMGIEPRLGKLILGCFKHGLGREGIILAAVMANASSIFCRVGNEFDKQRSDCLKVQFCHCDGDLFTLLSVYKEWEALPRERKNKWCWENSINAKSMRRCQDTILELETCLEREHDVVTPSYWRWDPCMPSNHDKNLKRVILFSLAENVAMYSGCNQLGYEVAQTGQHVQLHPSCSLLVFAQKPSWVVFGELLSISNQYLVCVSAFDFQSLYDLCPAPLFDVSKMEERKLLMKTLSGLGCILLKRFCGKANCNLLALVSRIRKACMDERIFIEVNVDNNEIHLYASSNDMDIALGLVNDVLEYERKWLRTECMDKFLYHGSGFSPPVALFGSGAEIKHLELEKRSLSVDVCHPNINEIDDKELLMFFEKNTSGCICAVHKFTGNTRDEDRDKWGRITFMSPDIVRRAAELDGREFCGSSLKVVPSQLGGDKTFSFPAVKARISWPRRLSRGFAIVKCDIKDVDYILRDFYNLAVGGRYVRCEVGKKSMDSVVINGLDKELSEAEISDVLRTATTRRILDFFLVRGEAVGNPPCSALEEALLKEIYPFLPKRNPHISPCRVQVFAPEPKDAFMRALITFDGRLHLEAAKALEQIEGKVLPGCLSWQKIKCQQLFHSSLTFPTPVYRVIKEQLDEVLASFRNLKGLECNLDRTFNGSHRVKITANATRTVAEVRRPLEELLRGKTIEHDSLTPAVLQLMLSRDGFSLKNSLQQETGTYILFDRHNLNLRVFGSPNMVALAQEKVIQSLLSLHEEKQLEIHLRGRDLPPDLMKQMIKNFGPDLHGLKERVPGVDLTLNIRRHIIILHGSKELKPRVEEIVFEIARSSHHLVERFGNGPSCPICLCEVEDGYRLEGCGHLFCRMCLVEQFESAIKNQGTFPVCCTHRDCGDPILLTDLRSLLFGDKLEDLFRASLGAFVATSGGTYRFCPSPDCPSIYRVADPGSAGEPFVCRACYSETCTRCHLEYHPYLSCERYKEFKEDPDSSLIEWCRGKEQVKCCSACGYVIEKVDGCNHVECKCGKHVCWVCLEFFSTSNDCYDHLRTIHLTI is encoded by the exons ATGAAGAAATCCTCCTACCCTAATCCCACCCCTCGCCGCCACGATTTTCACCGTCCGCCACCACCCACCCACGGCTGCGGTTGGGCTCCCCGCCCCGCCTACCACCGCCCCTACCACCAATGGAGGCCCCGATTCCACCCCCACGCCGCCCGCATCGACCGCCCTCCGGAGCCCTATTTCAGGGTGGAGCTCCGCCTCGGCAGCAGCCCCCTCCACCGCGACGACGTCGAGGCCCTGATCGACGAATGCCACTCCCGGCACGACACCTTCACTTTCTACCCCGTCGACGACGTCGCCGCCGTTCTCAGTTACCGGAGCTGGGAGCAGGCGCGAGACGCCGTCGTTTGGTTCTGGGAGGCGCGGCTCGCGGAGAAGCACGATTTCACGCCGACGCTGGATTCCAACGTCGTCGTCGTCAAGGACGATGTGGATTGTCGCCTTCGACCGGTGTTCGCGAGGCACGTGAAAGGGTTGACGGAAGGGAAGGAGGTGAAGCGGTGGATGGAGGAGAGTGAACGGTTGTCGAAAGAAATTTCTCGGCTTTCGAGTTCGCTGAGTAAGCCCTTGCGACTTGGCGTGCACAACGAGTtggtggagaagaagaaagggcTTGTTGATGAGAAGAATCTTGTTGAAAGGAGGTTGAAGGAGTTTGAGTCTGCGATGCAGTGTTTATTGAAGTATTTGGAGGGTGGTGTTGACGTGGAGGGTGTGACTGTCTTTAGGTTTGATGGAGGTTTTGATTGGAAGCGGATTCATTGTCTGATCAAAAGGGAGTGTCGGAGGCTTGAGGACGGGTTGCCTATTTATGCTTACCGGAGTGATATTCTTCAGGAAATACATTATCAACAG ATAATGGTATTAATCGGAGAGACTGGTTCTGGGAAGAGTACGCAGTTGGTACAGTTTCTTGCTGATTCAGGCATTGGTACTGACGAATCCATTGTGTGCACCCAACCTCGCAAGATTGCTGCCAAATCAGTGGCTCAAAGGGTCCAGGAAGAAAGCATTGGATGTTATGAAGGCCAATCAATCAAATGCTGTTCTACATTTTCATCCTCACGTGAGTTTGATTCCAGGATAGCATTCATGACAGATCATTGTTTATTGCAGCACTACATGAGTGATAATAATTTATCCGGGGTCTCGTGCATCATAATTGATGAGGCTCATGAGAGGAGCTTAAATACAGATTTACTGTTGACTTTGTTAAAGAGTTTACTTTGTAGGAGGGTTGAAATGAGACTTATCATTATGTCTGCTACAGCTGATGCAAAGCAGCTGTCTGATTACTTTTTTGCTTGTGGAATTTTTCGTGTGCTTGGGAGAAGCTTTCCAGTGGATATCAAATATGTTCCTTCTGACTATGCAGGAGATTCTGGTTCTGCTGTTGTTGCCTCATATGTTTCTGATGTTGTCAGAATGGCAACTGAGGTTCACAAAACTGAGAAAGAGGGAACTATTCTTGCCTTTTTGACCTCTCAGATAGAAGTAGAATGGGCCTGTGAAAAGTTTCAAGCTCCCTCTGCAGTAGCTTTGCCCTTGCATGGAAAACTTTCTTCTGATGAGCAATTCCGTGTTTTTCAGAACTACACTGGAAAGAGAAAAGTGATATTTTCAACAAATCTTGCAGAGACATCACTTACGATTCCTGGTGTTAGGTATGTGATAGATTCTGGGCTGGTTAAAGACAGCAGATTTGATCCTGGTAGTGGGATGAATGTACTTAAGGTTTGCTGGATCAGCCAGAGCTCTGCTGATCAACGGGCTGGTCGTGCTGGGAGGACTGAGCCTGGTGTGTGCTATAGACTGTACACGGAAGCTGATTATCAGTCTATGGACCTAAATCAAGAGCCGGAGATTCGGAGAGTTCATCTTGGTGTAGCAGTTCTGAGGATCCTTGCTTTAGGAGTGAAGGATGTGCAAGGTTTTGATTTTGTGGATGCTCCAAGTCCTAGCTCCATAGATATGGCAATCAGaaatctaattcaattaggagCCATTGAACTGAACAATGATGTTCATGATTTAACTTCTGAAGGTTGGTGCTTGGTAAGAATGGGAATTGAACCTAGGCTGGGTAAACTTATTCTTGGTTGTTTCAAACATGGTTTGGGTAGGGAAGGTATCATCCTTGCTGCTGTGATGGCCAATGCTAGTAGCATCTTTTGCAGAGTTGGCAATGAATTTGATAAACAAAGATCTGATTGTCTTAAAGTGCAATTTTGCCATTGTGATGGTGACCTCTTTACTCTTCTCTCCGTGTACAAGGAATGGGAAGCTTTGCCTCGAGAAAGGAAGAACAAATGGTGTTGGGAAAACAGTATCAATGCCAAATCCATGAGGAGGTGCCAAGACACAATTTTGGAGTTAGAAACTTGCCTTGAGCGTGAACATGACGTTGTTACTCCGAGTTACTGGCGTTGGGATCCTTGTATGCCCTCTAATCATGATAAGAATTTGAAAAGGGTAATACTGTTCTCACTTGCTGAGAATGTAGCCATGTACTCCGGCTGCAATCAACTTGGTTATGAAGTGGCACAAACTGGGCAACATGTTCAACTACATCCATCTTGTTCATTGCTTGTATTTGCTCAGAAACCAAGTTGGGTAGTTTTTGGTGAGCTTCTTTCCATTTCCAATCAATATTTGGTCTGTGTGAGTGCatttgattttcaatcattataCGACCTTTGCCCTGCTCCCCTGTTTGATGTATCCAAAATGGAAGAGCGGAAGTTGCTAATGAAGACACTGTCTGGTCTTGGCTGTATTCTTCTcaagagattttgtggaaaagCCAACTGCAATTTGCTTGCTCTTGTTTCACGTATAAGGAAAGCTTGTATGGATGAACGCATCTTCATCGAAGTGAATGTTGACAATAATGAAATCCACTTATATGCCTCTTCAAATGATATGGATATAGCCCTTGGGTTGGTTAACGATGTTCTAGAATATGAGAGAAAGTGGTTACGCACTGAATGTATGGATAAGTTTTTGTATCATGGTTCTGGTTTCTCTCCACCTGTAGCTTTGTTTGGGTCTGGTGCTGAGATAAAACATTTGGAACTTGAGAAACGTTCCTTGAGTGTTGATGTGTGTCATCCAAACATAAATGAAATTGATGACAAGGAGCTCTTGATGTTTTTTGAGAAGAATACCTCTGGTTGCATCTGTGCTGTGCACAAATTCACAGGCAATACGAGGGATGAAGATAGGGATAAGTGGGGCAGGATAACATTTATGTCCCCAGATATTGTCAGAAGAGCTGCTGAGCTAGATGGACGGGAGTTTTGTGGCTCATCCTTAAAAGTTGTTCCTTCACAGTTGGGAGGGGATAAAACATTTTCGTTCCCTGCTGTTAAAGCAAGAATTTCTTGGCCTCGTAGGCTTAGCAGGGGATTTGCCATAGTTAAATGTGATATAAAGGACGTTGATTATATCTTGAGAGATTTCTATAACCTTGCAGTAGGAGGGAGGTATGTTCGATGTGAAGTTGGCAAAAAGAGTATGGACAGTGTTGTTATAAATGGGCTTGACAAAGAGCTTTCGGAAGCTGAAATATCAGATGTGCTAAGAACTGCTACAACTAGAAGgattttggattttttcttGGTGAGAGGGGAAGCAGTTGGAAATCCACCATGCAGTGCTTTGGAAGAGGCACTCCTAAAAGAAATTTACCCCTTTTTGCCCAAAAGGAACCCTCACATTAGTCCTTGCCGAGTTCAGGTGTTTGCACCTGAGCCCAAGGATGCTTTCATGAGAGCTTTAATCACTTTTGATGGAAGATTACATTTAGAGGCAGCAAAAGCTTTGGAGCAAATTGAAGGAAAGGTGTTACCTGGATGTCTTTCATGGCAAAAGATAAAGTGCCAGCAGTTGTTTCATAGCTCCCTTACATTTCCTACTCCAGTGTATCGTGTGATTAAGGAACAACTGGATGAAGTACTTGCAAGCTTCAGGAATTTGAAAG GTCTTGAATGCAACCTGGACAGGACATTTAATGGTTCTCACCGAGTGAAGATAACAGCGAACGCCACAAGGACAGTGGCAGAAGTTAGAAGACCTCTGGAAGAACTATTGAGAGGGAAAACCATTGAGCATGACAGCCTCACCCCTGCAGTTCTCCAACTCATGTTGTCCAGAGATGGCTTTAGTCTTAAAAACTCATTGCAGCAAGAGACTGGAACTTATATTCTTTTTGACAGGCACAACTTGAATTTACGGGTGTTTGGTTCCCCAAACATGGTTGCTTTGGCTCAGGAGAAGGTGATACAGTCCCTCCTTTCTCTCCATGAAGAAAAGCAGTTAGAAATTCATCTGAGAGGGAGGGATCTACCTCCTGATTTAATGAAGCAAATGATTAAGAATTTTGGGCCAGATCTCCATGGATTGAAAGAGAGGGTACCTGGGGTAGATCTTACACTGAACATACGTCGCCACATAATCATTCTTCATGGTAGCAAGGAGTTGAAACCGAGAGTAGAGGAAATAGTTTTTGAGATTGCTCGTTCAAGCCATCATTTGGTTGAGAGATTTGGCAATGGACCCAGTTGCCCAATTTGCTTGTGCGAGGTTGAGGATGGATACCGGCTTGAAGGCTGTGGCCATTTGTTCTGCCGGATGTGTTTGGTTGAGCAATTTGAATCTGCTATTAAAAACCAAGGCACTTTCCCGGTATGTTGTACTCACAGGGACTGTGGAGATCCCATCCTGCTTACAGATTTGAGATCTCTTTTATTTGGTGATAAGTTGGAGGATCTTTTCAGGGCTTCTTTGGGAGCTTTTGTGGCAACAAGTGGGGGAACTTACAGGTTTTGCCCTTCTCCTGACTGCCCCTCAATTTATCGAGTTGCAGATCCTGGGTCTGCTGGCGAGCCATTTGTTTGTAGGGCTTGTTATTCAGAGACTTGTACCAGGTGCCACTTAGAGTATCATCCTTACCTTTCATGTGAGAGATACAAAGAATTCAAGGAAGATCCGGATTCATCTCTGATAGAATGGTGCAGAGGGAAAGAACAAGTTAAGTGCTGCTCGGCATGTGGATATGTAATTGAGAAGGTAGATGGGTGCAACCACGTTGAATGCAAGTGCGGAAAGCATGTCTGCTGGGTTTGTTTAGAGTTCTTTAGTACTAGTAATGactgttatgaccatttaagaACTATACACTTAACCATATAA